The following proteins come from a genomic window of Pseudomonas putida:
- a CDS encoding methyl-accepting chemotaxis protein translates to MEQQYRQVDQAATASHEMSATAQDVARSAAQAAQAAREADQATREGLAVIDRTTRSIDTLAADMSHAMAEVEGLAHNSEKIGSVLEVIRSIAEQTNLLALNAAIEAARAGEAGRGFAVVADEVRNLAQRTQESVEETRQVIEALQAGTREVVGAMDNSHRQAQGGVEQVGQAVTALQRIGQAVTVITDMNLQIASAAEEQSAVAEEINSNVATIRDVTESLSGQANESARVSQSLNSLANQQQGLMDQFRV, encoded by the coding sequence ATGGAACAGCAATACCGTCAGGTCGACCAGGCGGCCACCGCCTCGCACGAAATGAGCGCCACGGCTCAGGACGTCGCTCGCAGCGCCGCCCAGGCGGCACAGGCCGCTCGTGAAGCAGACCAGGCAACCCGCGAAGGCTTGGCAGTGATCGACCGCACCACCCGCAGCATCGACACACTGGCAGCAGACATGAGCCATGCGATGGCCGAGGTCGAAGGGCTGGCACATAACAGCGAGAAGATCGGCTCGGTGCTGGAGGTGATCCGCTCGATTGCCGAGCAGACCAACTTGCTGGCACTCAATGCCGCGATCGAAGCTGCCCGTGCCGGTGAGGCCGGCCGTGGCTTCGCCGTGGTCGCCGACGAAGTGCGCAACCTGGCCCAACGCACCCAGGAGTCTGTGGAAGAAACCCGTCAGGTCATCGAAGCCCTGCAGGCCGGCACCCGCGAGGTGGTCGGCGCCATGGATAATAGCCATCGCCAGGCCCAGGGCGGTGTGGAGCAGGTCGGCCAGGCCGTCACCGCGCTGCAGCGCATCGGCCAGGCCGTGACCGTGATCACCGACATGAACCTGCAGATCGCCTCCGCCGCCGAAGAACAGAGCGCCGTGGCCGAAGAGATCAACAGCAATGTCGCGACCATCCGCGATGTCACCGAGTCGTTGTCCGGGCAGGCCAATGAATCTGCACGGGTCAGCCAGTCGCTCAACAGCCTGGCCAACCAGCAACAGGGATTGATGGACCAGTTCCGCGTCTGA
- a CDS encoding glutathione S-transferase family protein produces MLRILGRDSSINVRKVLWACIEFDIPFDREDWGAGFQPTDTPAFLALNPNAMVPVIQDGDFTLWESNTIIRYLATRYGDAPVYPTEVTARARVDQWIDWQASDLNRSWSYAFMSLVRHSPAHQDAQALAAGCADWSRHMRILEQQLVTTGAYVAGHSFTLADIPIGLSVNRWFETPFEHPHLPAVRDYYQRLSERAGFLAHGRNGMA; encoded by the coding sequence ATGCTACGGATATTGGGCAGGGATTCTTCCATCAACGTGCGCAAGGTCCTCTGGGCCTGCATTGAGTTCGATATTCCCTTCGATCGCGAAGACTGGGGCGCAGGCTTCCAGCCCACCGACACGCCTGCGTTCCTGGCCCTGAACCCCAACGCCATGGTCCCGGTGATTCAGGACGGCGACTTCACGCTGTGGGAGTCCAACACCATCATCCGCTACCTGGCCACGCGTTATGGCGATGCGCCGGTGTACCCCACCGAGGTCACGGCTCGGGCCAGGGTGGATCAATGGATCGACTGGCAAGCCTCGGACCTGAACCGCTCGTGGAGCTATGCGTTCATGTCGCTGGTACGCCACTCACCCGCGCACCAGGATGCCCAGGCGCTGGCCGCCGGGTGCGCAGACTGGTCGCGCCATATGCGCATCCTCGAGCAGCAGTTGGTTACGACCGGTGCTTATGTGGCCGGTCACAGCTTTACGCTGGCCGATATCCCCATCGGGCTTTCGGTCAATCGCTGGTTCGAAACGCCCTTCGAGCACCCTCACCTGCCGGCTGTGCGGGATTACTACCAACGGCTGAGCGAGCGTGCGGGCTTCCTGGCCCATGGCCGTAACGGGATGGCGTAG
- a CDS encoding HlyD family efflux transporter periplasmic adaptor subunit, translated as MANNADTSTPSAAPEPSRKRKVWLLGLLLVVLLAGAGAWAWYSLIGRWHESTDDAYVNGNVVEITPLVTGTVISIGADDGDLVHAGQVLLQFDPADSEVALQAAQAKLARTVRQVRGLYSNVDSLKAQLQTRQAELQKARQNYNRRKVLADSGAIAAEEISHARDDLTVAQAAVNSARQQLNTSTALVDDTVVSSHPEVMAAAADLRQAYLDHARTTLVAPVTGYVAKRTVQLGQRLQPGTATMAVIPLDEVWIDANFKETQLRDMRIGQPVEISADLYGSDVKYSGTVDSLGAGTGSAFALLPAQNATGNWIKIVQRVPVRIHLSPDQLKDHPLRIGLSTVVEVDLHDQSGPALAQQPPQQASYTTQVYDRQLVEADHLIARLIHDNSAPGKTAQR; from the coding sequence ATGGCCAATAACGCAGACACCTCGACTCCCTCCGCCGCACCCGAACCGTCGCGCAAGCGCAAAGTCTGGCTGCTTGGCCTGTTGCTGGTGGTGCTGCTTGCCGGCGCTGGCGCCTGGGCCTGGTACAGCCTGATCGGGCGCTGGCATGAAAGCACCGACGACGCCTACGTCAATGGCAATGTGGTGGAGATCACCCCGCTGGTCACCGGCACCGTCATCAGCATCGGCGCCGATGATGGCGACCTGGTACACGCCGGCCAGGTGCTGCTGCAGTTCGACCCGGCCGACAGCGAGGTGGCCCTGCAGGCCGCGCAAGCCAAGCTGGCCCGGACGGTGCGACAGGTCCGTGGCCTGTACAGCAACGTTGATTCACTCAAGGCCCAGTTGCAGACACGCCAGGCCGAGCTGCAGAAGGCCCGGCAGAACTACAACCGGCGCAAGGTGCTGGCCGACAGCGGCGCGATTGCCGCGGAAGAAATCTCCCATGCTCGCGATGACCTGACCGTGGCCCAGGCCGCCGTCAACAGCGCGCGCCAGCAGCTCAATACCAGCACGGCGCTAGTGGACGACACGGTAGTGTCTTCGCACCCTGAGGTCATGGCCGCCGCCGCCGACCTGCGCCAGGCTTACCTGGACCACGCACGCACCACGCTGGTGGCGCCAGTCACCGGTTACGTTGCCAAACGTACCGTGCAGCTCGGCCAGCGTTTGCAGCCGGGCACCGCGACCATGGCAGTCATCCCGCTGGACGAGGTGTGGATCGACGCCAACTTCAAGGAAACCCAGCTGCGCGACATGCGTATCGGCCAACCAGTGGAAATCAGCGCCGACCTGTACGGTAGCGACGTCAAGTACAGCGGCACGGTCGATAGCCTGGGCGCCGGCACCGGCAGCGCGTTCGCCTTGCTGCCGGCACAGAACGCCACCGGCAACTGGATCAAGATCGTCCAGCGCGTACCGGTGCGCATCCACCTCAGCCCGGACCAGCTCAAGGACCACCCGCTGCGCATCGGCCTGTCCACCGTGGTCGAGGTCGACCTGCACGACCAGAGCGGCCCGGCCCTGGCCCAACAGCCGCCGCAGCAGGCCAGCTACACCACCCAGGTGTACGACCGTCAGTTGGTCGAAGCTGACCATCTGATCGCTCGGCTGATCCACGACAACAGCGCCCCCGGCAAGACGGCGCAACGATGA
- a CDS encoding MbtH family protein has protein sequence MTSVFDRDDIQFQVVVNHEEQYSIWPDYKAIPNGWRAVGKSGLKKDCLAYIDEVWTDMRPLSLRQKMADAAAQ, from the coding sequence ATGACTTCCGTTTTCGACCGCGACGATATCCAATTCCAGGTAGTGGTCAACCACGAAGAGCAATATTCCATCTGGCCCGACTACAAGGCGATCCCCAACGGCTGGCGCGCTGTGGGCAAGAGCGGGCTGAAGAAGGACTGCCTGGCCTATATCGATGAAGTCTGGACCGACATGCGCCCGCTGAGCCTGCGCCAGAAGATGGCGGACGCTGCCGCACAGTGA
- a CDS encoding FecR family protein: MNQDRLNPSPDDAIADAAAQWCMRLHADDCTQAERDAFARWLAADPRHADEYQAMLEIWFTADLLPRNATVVDFNPPVRQVARRRQHWRPMASAAAVALLVLPLAGWIGWIQGWLPNHYQHVEAGGQARTVQLSDGSTVELNLNTELTYLNYKDQRQVTLKRGEAFFKVQHDSTHPFIVRAGHGQTRVTGTQFNVWKYQDQVKVTLVQGSVLVSSDGSTGGYRLGPGMQASYRTGDFEPQLAQSEDHGSSLAWRNGKLVLDNLSLEQALPVINRYLDAPLLLADASTGRIRISGIYNTREVKRLVDNLPKVLPVYLTRSKDGSTVLNSISPPPDKG; the protein is encoded by the coding sequence ATGAACCAAGACCGCCTCAATCCCAGCCCTGACGATGCCATCGCCGACGCCGCCGCGCAGTGGTGCATGCGCCTGCACGCCGACGATTGCACACAGGCCGAGCGCGACGCATTCGCCCGCTGGTTGGCAGCGGACCCGCGCCACGCCGACGAATACCAGGCGATGCTGGAGATCTGGTTCACCGCCGACCTGCTGCCGCGCAACGCCACGGTCGTCGACTTCAACCCACCGGTGCGCCAGGTGGCGCGGCGACGCCAACACTGGAGGCCAATGGCCTCGGCGGCAGCCGTCGCCCTGCTGGTATTGCCTCTGGCGGGCTGGATTGGCTGGATCCAAGGCTGGCTGCCAAACCACTACCAGCACGTTGAAGCAGGCGGTCAGGCAAGGACCGTACAGCTGAGCGACGGCAGTACGGTGGAGCTCAACCTCAACACCGAACTGACCTACCTCAACTATAAGGACCAGCGCCAGGTCACGCTCAAGCGAGGCGAGGCGTTCTTCAAGGTGCAGCATGACAGCACCCACCCTTTCATCGTCCGTGCCGGCCACGGCCAGACCCGGGTCACTGGCACCCAATTCAACGTGTGGAAGTATCAGGACCAGGTCAAGGTCACCCTGGTGCAGGGTTCGGTACTGGTCAGCAGCGACGGCAGCACCGGCGGCTACCGCCTTGGCCCCGGCATGCAGGCCAGTTATCGCACCGGCGACTTCGAGCCGCAACTGGCCCAGAGCGAAGACCATGGCAGCAGCCTGGCCTGGCGCAACGGCAAGCTGGTGCTCGACAATCTCAGCCTCGAACAGGCCCTGCCAGTGATCAACCGCTACCTCGATGCGCCCCTGCTGCTGGCCGATGCCAGCACCGGCCGCATCCGCATCAGCGGCATTTACAACACCCGTGAAGTCAAGCGCCTGGTGGACAACCTGCCCAAGGTGCTGCCGGTGTACCTGACCCGCAGCAAGGACGGCAGCACCGTCCTCAACAGCATCTCCCCACCGCCCGACAAGGGCTGA
- a CDS encoding thioesterase II family protein, whose product MTALNLLCLPYSGASAMVYSRWRRKLPAWLQVCPVELPGRGARMGEPLHTDMQALARQLAAEQRQAAATPYALLGHSLGALLAFELAHELQALGCPPPVALLACGTAAPTRREDYDGKNWRDPKTDDELRNELRELNGTPEEVLANAELMSLTLPILRADFLLCGRYSYRPRPALACPLHVLGGQDDRASEEQLRAWGQETQGAFTLQMFPGSHFFIHEQEDRVLTALAAALEPHRLCA is encoded by the coding sequence GTGACCGCGCTCAACCTGCTGTGCCTGCCTTATTCCGGGGCCAGTGCCATGGTCTACAGCCGTTGGCGGCGCAAGCTGCCAGCCTGGCTGCAGGTATGCCCGGTCGAATTGCCTGGGCGCGGTGCGCGCATGGGCGAGCCGCTGCACACCGACATGCAGGCCTTGGCGCGGCAGCTGGCAGCCGAACAGCGCCAGGCCGCCGCCACGCCGTATGCGCTGCTCGGCCATAGCCTGGGGGCGCTGCTGGCCTTCGAGCTGGCCCACGAGCTGCAGGCGCTGGGGTGCCCGCCACCGGTGGCGCTGTTAGCCTGCGGTACTGCGGCGCCCACCCGGCGTGAGGACTACGACGGCAAGAACTGGCGCGACCCCAAGACCGATGACGAGCTGCGCAATGAGCTGCGCGAGCTCAATGGCACGCCGGAGGAGGTGCTGGCCAACGCCGAGCTGATGAGCCTGACGTTGCCGATTCTGCGGGCGGATTTCCTGCTCTGTGGCCGGTACAGTTACCGCCCAAGGCCTGCCTTGGCGTGCCCGCTGCATGTGCTGGGTGGGCAAGACGACCGCGCCAGTGAAGAGCAACTGCGGGCCTGGGGCCAGGAAACCCAGGGTGCATTCACCTTGCAGATGTTTCCGGGCAGCCACTTCTTCATCCATGAGCAAGAGGACCGTGTACTCACGGCGCTGGCTGCAGCATTGGAGCCCCATCGGCTTTGCGCCTGA
- a CDS encoding alpha/beta hydrolase, whose amino-acid sequence MNIVHKTLTVSLLAVSATSAFAAGSPGVEQHTQAFLEALEKGGGKPLEQLSPKDARAVQTGAQASVKVDLSGIEVRAHTIKVNGEAIKLQIVRPANVEGELPVFMFFHGGGWVLGDFQTHQRLIRDLVVGSGAVAVYVDYTPSPEAHYPTAINQAYAATRWVAEHGKELGVDGKRLAVAGNSVGGNMAAVVALKAKEAGTPQLRFQLLLWPVTDASFETASYKQFAEGHFLTTGMMKWFWDNYTTDAKAREQIYASPLRASSEQLKGLPPALVQTAQFDVLRDEGEAYARKLDAAGVTVTSVRYNGMIHDYGLLNPLSQVSEVKAAMRQAAGELKVHLQ is encoded by the coding sequence ATGAACATTGTCCACAAGACCCTCACCGTCAGCCTACTGGCCGTGTCCGCAACCAGTGCTTTCGCCGCAGGTAGCCCAGGCGTCGAGCAGCACACCCAGGCCTTCCTCGAAGCCTTGGAAAAAGGCGGCGGCAAGCCGCTCGAACAACTCAGCCCGAAAGATGCCCGCGCCGTGCAGACCGGTGCCCAGGCTTCGGTCAAGGTGGACCTGTCTGGCATTGAAGTGAGAGCGCATACCATCAAGGTCAACGGTGAGGCGATCAAGCTGCAGATCGTACGCCCGGCCAACGTCGAAGGTGAGTTGCCAGTGTTCATGTTCTTCCATGGCGGCGGCTGGGTGCTCGGCGACTTCCAGACCCACCAGCGCCTGATTCGCGATCTGGTGGTCGGCTCCGGCGCAGTGGCCGTTTATGTGGATTACACCCCCTCACCAGAGGCGCACTACCCCACTGCAATCAACCAGGCCTACGCCGCGACCCGCTGGGTGGCCGAGCATGGCAAGGAACTGGGTGTGGACGGCAAGCGCCTGGCCGTGGCCGGCAACAGTGTCGGTGGCAACATGGCGGCGGTGGTCGCGCTCAAGGCCAAAGAGGCCGGTACGCCCCAGTTGCGCTTCCAGTTGCTGCTGTGGCCGGTGACCGATGCCAGCTTCGAGACCGCTTCGTACAAGCAGTTTGCCGAGGGCCACTTCCTCACCACAGGGATGATGAAGTGGTTCTGGGACAACTACACCACCGACGCCAAGGCCCGCGAGCAGATCTACGCCTCGCCGCTACGGGCCAGCAGCGAGCAGCTCAAAGGGTTGCCGCCAGCACTGGTGCAGACGGCGCAGTTCGATGTGCTGCGTGATGAAGGTGAGGCGTATGCACGCAAACTGGATGCGGCTGGGGTGACGGTGACATCGGTGCGCTACAACGGGATGATTCATGACTATGGCTTGCTGAACCCGCTGAGCCAAGTGTCTGAAGTGAAGGCGGCGATGCGCCAGGCGGCGGGGGAATTGAAGGTGCACTTGCAGTAA
- a CDS encoding Na+/H+ antiporter family protein: MNAVIAAVGIMLILSLSRVHVVIALIIGALAGGLVGGLGIEGTLKAFNGGLGGGATVALSYALLGAFAVAIAKSGLAHALADRALAMIDRQGHANGGKVKWLLIGLMLVVAVSSQNILPIHIAFIPLLVPPLLYVLTRLRIDRRLIACVITFGLITPYMFLPVGFGNIFLNEILLANVARAGVDVSGVNVTHAMAIPAAGMLAGLLLAVFFSYRKKRDYDLARIEQVEQVSVQYNPLTLLVAGLAIAAAFIVQLWLDSMIIGAMVGFLIFSLSGIVRWKDTDSLFTEGMKMMAMIGFIMIAASGFAEVLKATGEVKGLVETSAQWIDHSKGVGALLMLLVGLLVTMGIGSSFSTVPILAAIFVPLCVQLGFDPLATVCIVGTAGALGDAGSPASDSTLGPTSGLNVDGQHHHIWDTVVPTFIHYNLPLLAFGWLAAMTL, encoded by the coding sequence ATGAATGCAGTGATTGCCGCGGTAGGCATCATGCTCATACTCAGCCTGTCGCGCGTGCACGTGGTCATCGCGCTGATCATCGGCGCCCTGGCCGGTGGCCTGGTCGGCGGCCTGGGCATCGAGGGCACACTCAAGGCCTTCAACGGCGGCCTGGGCGGTGGCGCCACGGTGGCGTTGTCCTATGCCTTGCTCGGCGCCTTCGCCGTTGCGATCGCCAAGTCCGGCCTGGCCCACGCCCTGGCAGACCGTGCGCTGGCGATGATCGACCGCCAAGGCCATGCCAATGGCGGCAAGGTCAAGTGGCTGCTGATCGGCCTGATGCTGGTGGTGGCGGTGTCATCGCAGAACATCCTGCCGATCCACATCGCCTTCATCCCGCTGCTGGTGCCGCCGCTGCTGTACGTGTTGACCCGCCTGCGCATCGACCGCCGGCTGATCGCCTGCGTGATCACCTTTGGCCTGATCACACCTTACATGTTTCTGCCGGTGGGGTTTGGCAACATCTTCCTCAACGAGATTCTGTTGGCCAACGTTGCCCGCGCAGGCGTCGACGTGAGCGGTGTCAACGTCACCCATGCCATGGCCATTCCCGCGGCGGGCATGCTGGCCGGCTTGCTGCTGGCGGTGTTCTTCAGCTACCGCAAGAAGCGCGACTATGACCTGGCGCGCATTGAGCAGGTCGAGCAGGTCAGCGTGCAGTACAACCCGCTGACCCTGCTGGTGGCGGGGCTTGCTATCGCTGCGGCGTTCATCGTTCAGTTGTGGCTGGACTCGATGATCATCGGCGCCATGGTCGGTTTCCTGATCTTCTCGCTGTCGGGCATCGTGCGCTGGAAAGACACCGACAGCCTGTTCACCGAAGGCATGAAGATGATGGCCATGATCGGGTTCATCATGATCGCAGCTTCGGGTTTCGCCGAGGTGCTCAAAGCCACTGGCGAGGTCAAGGGCCTGGTAGAAACTTCGGCGCAATGGATCGACCACAGCAAGGGCGTCGGTGCCTTGCTGATGCTGTTGGTGGGGTTGCTGGTGACCATGGGCATCGGTTCGTCGTTCTCGACGGTGCCGATTCTGGCGGCGATCTTCGTGCCGCTGTGCGTGCAGCTGGGCTTCGACCCCCTGGCCACCGTGTGCATCGTCGGCACCGCCGGTGCCCTGGGTGATGCAGGCTCGCCGGCATCGGACTCGACCCTGGGGCCAACCTCGGGGCTCAACGTCGATGGCCAGCATCACCATATCTGGGACACCGTTGTACCGACCTTCATCCACTACAACCTGCCACTGCTGGCGTTTGGCTGGCTGGCGGCGATGACGCTCTAG
- a CDS encoding DHA2 family efflux MFS transporter permease subunit, which produces MSNNAAAQFTPPSLLLTTIGLSLATFMQVLDTTIANVALPTISGNLGVSSEQGTWVITSFAVSNAIALPLTGWLSRRFGEVKLFIWATLLFVLASFLCGISQSMPELVGFRVLQGVVAGPLYPMTQTLLIAVYPPAKRGMALALLAMVTVVAPIAGPILGGWITDSYSWPWIFFINVPIGLFAAAVVRQQMRARPVVTSRQPMDYIGLLTLIVGVGALQVVLDKGNDLDWFESSFIIIGSLISVVFLAIFIIWELTDRHPVVNLRLFAHRNFRIGTIVLVGGYAGFFGINLILPQWLQTQMGYTATWAGLAVAPIGLLPVIMSPFVGKYAQRFDLRVLAGLAFLAIGASCFMRAGFTNEVDFQHIALVQLFMGIGVALFFMPTLSILLSDLPPHQIADGSGLATFLRTLGGSFAASLTTWIWIRRADQHHAYLSENISQFDPATRHTLEQLGGANPQSYAQLEQILNGQAYMMSTVDYFTLMGWVFAGLILLVWFAKPPFAAKAGPASAGH; this is translated from the coding sequence ATGAGCAACAACGCTGCGGCGCAGTTCACCCCGCCGAGCCTGCTGCTGACCACCATAGGCCTGTCGCTGGCGACGTTCATGCAGGTGCTCGACACCACCATCGCCAACGTCGCCTTGCCGACCATTTCCGGCAACCTGGGGGTGAGTTCCGAGCAGGGCACCTGGGTGATCACCTCGTTCGCGGTGAGCAATGCCATCGCGTTGCCGTTGACCGGTTGGCTCAGCCGGCGCTTCGGTGAGGTCAAACTGTTCATCTGGGCCACGCTGCTGTTCGTACTGGCGTCTTTTCTGTGCGGTATCTCGCAGTCGATGCCGGAGCTGGTGGGCTTTCGTGTGCTGCAGGGGGTGGTGGCCGGGCCGCTATACCCGATGACTCAGACCTTGCTGATTGCTGTCTACCCGCCGGCCAAACGGGGGATGGCGCTGGCGTTGCTGGCGATGGTCACGGTGGTGGCGCCGATTGCCGGGCCGATCCTGGGCGGGTGGATCACCGACAGTTACAGCTGGCCTTGGATCTTCTTCATCAACGTGCCGATCGGCCTGTTCGCTGCCGCAGTGGTGCGCCAGCAGATGCGCGCACGGCCAGTGGTGACCAGCCGCCAGCCCATGGACTACATCGGCCTGCTGACCTTGATTGTCGGTGTGGGCGCATTGCAAGTGGTGCTCGACAAGGGCAATGACCTGGACTGGTTCGAGTCGTCGTTCATCATTATCGGCAGCCTGATCTCGGTCGTGTTCCTGGCGATATTCATCATCTGGGAGCTGACTGACCGCCACCCGGTGGTCAACCTGCGGCTTTTCGCGCACCGTAATTTCCGCATCGGTACCATTGTGCTGGTGGGAGGCTACGCAGGCTTTTTCGGCATCAACCTGATCCTGCCCCAGTGGCTGCAGACGCAGATGGGCTACACCGCCACCTGGGCAGGCCTGGCGGTGGCACCGATCGGCCTGCTGCCGGTGATCATGTCGCCGTTCGTGGGCAAGTACGCGCAGCGTTTCGACTTGCGGGTGCTGGCGGGGTTGGCGTTCCTGGCCATCGGTGCCAGCTGTTTCATGCGCGCGGGGTTCACCAACGAGGTGGACTTCCAGCACATTGCCCTGGTGCAGCTGTTCATGGGGATTGGTGTAGCGCTGTTCTTCATGCCGACCTTAAGCATTCTGCTGTCGGACCTGCCGCCGCACCAGATCGCCGACGGGTCTGGCCTGGCGACGTTCCTGCGGACCTTGGGCGGCAGCTTTGCGGCGTCGTTGACCACGTGGATCTGGATCCGCCGGGCGGACCAGCATCATGCCTACCTGAGCGAGAACATCAGCCAGTTCGACCCGGCGACGCGGCATACGCTGGAGCAACTGGGCGGGGCAAACCCGCAAAGCTATGCGCAGCTGGAGCAGATACTCAACGGGCAGGCCTACATGATGTCGACGGTGGACTACTTCACCTTGATGGGCTGGGTGTTTGCCGGGTTGATTCTGCTGGTGTGGTTTGCCAAGCCGCCGTTTGCTGCCAAGGCGGGGCCGGCTTCAGCGGGGCATTGA
- a CDS encoding MarR family winged helix-turn-helix transcriptional regulator, giving the protein MSHFTPQNFQSCAIGMLLGRAAILKDRILDWHLESEGVTAAQFKVLIIVTQYQVDTPAELCRYLGLDSGSMTRMLDRLEHKGLILRNRCANDRRQVRLALTAEGQRLADRLPEIGAAAMNELVGVLQPDELKTLEGLLAKVLLGAGDPLTIRRFGDR; this is encoded by the coding sequence ATGTCTCATTTCACCCCGCAAAACTTCCAGTCCTGCGCCATCGGCATGCTGCTCGGCCGTGCGGCCATTCTCAAGGACCGTATTCTCGACTGGCACCTCGAATCAGAAGGCGTGACCGCGGCTCAGTTCAAAGTGTTGATCATCGTCACCCAATACCAGGTGGATACGCCGGCAGAACTGTGCCGCTACCTGGGCCTGGACAGCGGCTCGATGACCCGCATGCTCGACCGCCTCGAGCACAAGGGCCTGATCTTGCGCAACCGCTGCGCCAACGACCGTCGCCAGGTACGCCTGGCCCTGACCGCCGAAGGCCAACGCCTCGCCGACCGCTTGCCCGAGATCGGCGCGGCGGCGATGAACGAGCTGGTCGGCGTGCTGCAGCCTGACGAGCTCAAGACCCTTGAAGGCCTGCTGGCCAAAGTCCTGCTCGGTGCCGGCGACCCTCTGACGATCCGCCGCTTCGGCGATCGTTGA
- a CDS encoding LysR family transcriptional regulator: MNPYEDMRIFAQVMEAGSFTAAADRLGMSKQSVSRRLMQLEGRLGVRLLNRSTRRLDATPLGQHYYQSALRLLGEVQQVEHDISGQAQALRGTLRLSAPLSFAMAHLGCLLTEFLRLHPQVDVEVDLSDRPVDLIGEGYDLALRIGALEDSSLIARRIAGVERVYCASPAYLQARGVPQRPDMLAEHDCLPYGHSRQVQWQFTQGGRSQAIAVAGRMRANNGELLRDAAIAAMGVTYLPTFIVGQALADGRLVSVLQDWTPPALQLSAVYPQHRQVARPVQGFVEFLRERLVHL; encoded by the coding sequence ATGAACCCGTACGAAGACATGCGCATTTTTGCCCAAGTGATGGAGGCTGGCAGTTTTACCGCCGCCGCCGACCGCCTGGGCATGTCCAAGCAGTCGGTCAGCCGGCGCCTGATGCAGCTCGAAGGGCGCCTGGGCGTACGCCTGCTCAACCGCTCCACCCGGCGCCTGGATGCCACCCCACTTGGCCAGCACTACTACCAGTCGGCCTTGCGCTTGCTGGGTGAGGTGCAGCAGGTGGAGCACGACATCAGCGGCCAGGCCCAGGCCTTGCGCGGCACCCTGCGCTTGAGTGCGCCATTGTCGTTCGCCATGGCGCACCTGGGGTGCCTGCTGACCGAGTTCCTGCGCTTGCACCCACAGGTGGATGTGGAGGTGGACCTGAGTGACCGGCCCGTGGACCTGATCGGCGAGGGCTATGACCTGGCCTTGCGCATCGGTGCATTGGAGGATTCCAGCCTGATCGCGCGGCGCATTGCGGGTGTCGAGCGGGTGTATTGCGCCAGCCCTGCTTATCTTCAAGCGCGGGGCGTACCGCAGCGGCCAGACATGCTGGCCGAGCATGACTGCCTGCCCTATGGCCATTCGCGGCAGGTGCAATGGCAGTTCACACAAGGGGGCAGGTCCCAGGCAATCGCAGTGGCTGGCCGCATGCGGGCCAATAATGGCGAGTTGCTCAGGGATGCGGCGATTGCCGCGATGGGGGTAACTTATCTGCCGACCTTCATTGTAGGGCAGGCGTTGGCGGACGGGCGCTTGGTGAGCGTGCTGCAAGACTGGACGCCGCCGGCGTTGCAACTGTCGGCGGTTTATCCGCAGCATCGGCAGGTGGCCAGACCGGTGCAGGGGTTTGTCGAGTTCTTGCGGGAGCGGTTGGTGCACCTTTAG
- a CDS encoding hydrolase: protein MLIDPHKATLLVVDIQEKLIGAMSDAEGTRARARWLLAACTDLALPIVISEQYPKGLGHTLPELLAAAPAAEVVEKTHFSCVAAQCMPTSLLAREQVIVCGMETHVCVLQTVLGLLGLGKQVFLVEDACDSRTLANKAAGLERMRQAGAQVVTREMVLFELMGNASHPQFRHISKTYLVGDQP from the coding sequence ATGCTGATCGATCCTCACAAGGCCACGCTGCTGGTCGTCGACATCCAGGAAAAGCTCATTGGCGCGATGAGCGACGCCGAGGGCACCCGCGCCCGGGCGCGCTGGCTGCTGGCCGCATGCACCGATCTGGCGCTGCCGATCGTCATCTCCGAACAATACCCAAAAGGCCTGGGTCATACCCTGCCCGAACTTCTCGCCGCCGCCCCTGCAGCTGAAGTCGTGGAAAAAACCCACTTTTCTTGCGTTGCGGCCCAGTGCATGCCAACCAGCCTTCTGGCGCGAGAGCAAGTAATCGTGTGTGGCATGGAAACCCACGTCTGCGTGCTGCAGACCGTGCTCGGCCTGCTGGGCCTGGGCAAGCAGGTGTTCCTGGTCGAGGATGCCTGCGACAGCCGTACCTTGGCCAACAAGGCTGCTGGGCTTGAGCGGATGCGGCAGGCCGGGGCGCAGGTAGTCACCCGCGAAATGGTGCTGTTCGAGCTCATGGGCAACGCCAGCCACCCGCAATTTCGCCATATCAGCAAGACCTACCTGGTCGGGGACCAACCCTGA